In Paractinoplanes brasiliensis, the following proteins share a genomic window:
- a CDS encoding sulfatase — MLPVSVSKHVRRIGGAVVTTFAAVLVFLALVMPDQITRLPPGNFWGTALVRVPIEGLLVAALLLALPARARRITATVLGVVLGVLTVLKIIDIAFFAVLARAFDPVLDWALFKDGFNFLVDSVGRGGAIGVAVAGVLLAVATMAAMFFSVRRLSRLLPAHPRLVRGGVVTLSAAWVTLAVMGFQLVGGIPVASQAAADLARDTVLAVPQDIQDRKDFAREVQDDAFRDLPQGQLLSALRGKDVIIGFVESYGRDAVENPAFNQPVVEKLRSGQQALEAKGFHGRSGYLTSPTFGGGSWLAHSTFLSGLWIDNENRYRSLVSTDRLTLTSAFGKAGFRTVGFEPGVTFAWPEGQFYGYQQIYDSHTLGYQGPALSWSTMPDQYVMKKVHDYEFGKAGRPRLLAEVTLTSSHTPWTPVPQMLPWDEIGDGSVYGPTAAAAESPQKLFADGKKVKRAYAGSVAYSIDTLLSYVQEYGDDNLVLVLLGDHQPASVVVGTNSTKDVPISIVAKDPKVLDRIAPWGWTDGLTPAPDAPLWPMNEFRDKFLTAYSPQGEPH; from the coding sequence ATGCTTCCAGTGTCGGTCAGCAAGCACGTACGCCGGATCGGCGGCGCGGTGGTCACCACCTTCGCCGCCGTCCTCGTCTTTCTCGCCCTGGTGATGCCCGACCAGATCACCCGTCTCCCACCCGGCAACTTCTGGGGCACAGCCCTGGTCCGGGTGCCGATCGAGGGCCTGCTCGTGGCGGCGCTGCTGCTCGCGCTGCCGGCCCGGGCCCGCCGCATCACCGCGACCGTGCTGGGTGTCGTCCTCGGCGTGCTGACCGTTCTGAAGATCATCGACATCGCGTTCTTCGCCGTGCTGGCCCGCGCGTTCGATCCGGTGCTCGACTGGGCGCTGTTCAAGGACGGCTTCAACTTCCTGGTCGACTCGGTCGGCCGGGGTGGCGCGATCGGCGTGGCCGTGGCCGGTGTCCTGCTGGCCGTGGCGACGATGGCCGCGATGTTCTTCTCCGTACGGCGTCTCAGCCGTCTGCTGCCCGCCCACCCTCGCCTGGTCCGGGGCGGTGTGGTCACCCTGTCGGCGGCCTGGGTCACCCTCGCCGTGATGGGCTTCCAGCTCGTCGGCGGCATCCCGGTGGCCAGCCAGGCCGCGGCCGACCTGGCCCGCGACACGGTGCTGGCGGTGCCGCAGGACATCCAGGACCGCAAGGACTTCGCCCGCGAGGTGCAGGACGACGCGTTCCGCGACCTGCCGCAGGGCCAGTTGCTCAGCGCGCTGCGCGGCAAGGACGTGATCATCGGGTTCGTCGAGAGCTACGGCCGCGACGCCGTCGAGAACCCCGCCTTCAACCAGCCCGTCGTCGAGAAGCTGCGCTCCGGGCAGCAGGCGCTCGAGGCCAAGGGCTTCCACGGGCGCAGCGGCTATCTGACCTCGCCCACGTTCGGCGGCGGCAGCTGGCTCGCCCACTCGACGTTCCTGTCCGGCCTCTGGATCGACAACGAGAACCGTTACCGCAGCCTGGTCTCCACCGATCGGCTCACGCTGACCTCCGCCTTCGGAAAGGCCGGATTCCGTACGGTCGGGTTCGAGCCCGGCGTGACGTTCGCCTGGCCCGAGGGGCAGTTCTACGGCTACCAGCAGATCTACGACTCGCACACGCTCGGCTACCAAGGCCCGGCGCTGAGCTGGTCGACGATGCCCGACCAGTACGTGATGAAGAAGGTGCACGACTACGAGTTCGGCAAGGCCGGCCGCCCGCGGCTGCTGGCCGAGGTCACGCTGACCTCAAGCCACACGCCGTGGACGCCGGTGCCGCAGATGCTGCCGTGGGACGAGATCGGTGACGGCTCGGTCTACGGTCCCACCGCGGCGGCCGCCGAGAGCCCGCAGAAGCTCTTCGCCGACGGCAAGAAGGTCAAGCGGGCGTACGCCGGGTCGGTCGCCTACTCGATCGACACCCTCCTGTCGTACGTGCAGGAGTACGGCGACGACAACCTGGTGCTCGTCCTGCTCGGCGACCACCAGCCCGCCTCGGTGGTGGTCGGCACCAACTCCACCAAGGACGTGCCGATCTCGATCGTCGCCAAGGACCCGAAGGTGCTCGACCGCATCGCCCCGTGGGGATGGACCGACGGGCTCACCCCGGCGCCCGACGCGCCACTGTGGCCGATGAACGAGTTCCGCGACAAGTTCCTCACCGCCTACAGCCCGCAGGGGGAACCGCACTGA
- a CDS encoding GNAT family N-acetyltransferase, with product MFKVDLGQGAELRQLNPWQAEEFLAHIERARAMVDPWIPWASRSTDLESARKTLQKYADLESRGEGRILGIWLDGALVGGVMMFGFDDVSGVCEIGCWLEPAGTGRGLITKSSALLIEWLIRDRGVYRVEWHCRSDNVASSNVARRLGLKHEATLRGNFVWKGVRHDTEIWAVLAPDWQGVEA from the coding sequence GTGTTCAAGGTCGATCTGGGTCAGGGCGCCGAGCTCCGTCAGCTGAATCCGTGGCAGGCCGAGGAGTTCCTGGCCCACATCGAACGGGCGCGGGCCATGGTCGACCCGTGGATCCCGTGGGCCAGCCGCAGCACCGACCTCGAATCGGCGCGCAAAACCCTGCAGAAGTACGCCGACCTGGAGTCCCGGGGCGAGGGCCGGATCCTCGGCATCTGGCTCGACGGCGCACTGGTCGGCGGCGTCATGATGTTCGGCTTCGACGACGTCTCCGGCGTGTGCGAGATCGGCTGCTGGCTCGAACCCGCGGGCACCGGCCGCGGCCTGATCACCAAGTCGTCCGCGCTGCTCATCGAGTGGCTGATCCGTGACCGCGGGGTCTACCGCGTCGAGTGGCACTGCCGCAGCGACAACGTGGCCAGCTCGAACGTGGCCCGCCGCCTGGGTCTCAAACACGAGGCCACCCTGCGCGGCAACTTCGTGTGGAAGGGCGTCCGCCACGACACCGAGATCTGGGCCGTCCTCGCCCCCGACTGGCAAGGCGTCGAGGCCTGA
- a CDS encoding discoidin domain-containing protein, which produces MPDVRLREAATLSPAVPPPPPSPPSSRPRKSRKRWWAASGLVAALLLAGGLYVAYRATTEKALPAANLPSLAVPVVPTVPAATPGATAAATQPVAQPSAAVSEALAGPVTKVPSSSPTVTKAAAPKVTGKANPGGANLALSGVVAASSTEGGPFTADQAVDGDPSTRWSSGFAEPQWLRVDLRERRQLTEVTLVWEHSHATAYRVDVSLDGRTWRRIFSTTAGQGGTVTVAAGGAVARFVRMYGTKRSTQYGFSLFEFQVK; this is translated from the coding sequence ATGCCGGACGTACGACTGCGGGAAGCGGCGACGCTGTCGCCCGCGGTGCCGCCGCCACCGCCGTCACCGCCGTCATCGAGACCGCGAAAGTCGCGTAAGCGCTGGTGGGCGGCGAGTGGACTGGTGGCGGCGCTGCTCCTGGCGGGCGGGCTGTACGTGGCCTACCGGGCAACGACGGAGAAGGCGCTGCCGGCGGCGAACCTGCCGTCGCTGGCCGTCCCGGTCGTGCCGACCGTGCCGGCGGCCACGCCGGGGGCGACGGCGGCCGCGACCCAGCCGGTGGCGCAACCGTCGGCCGCCGTCAGCGAAGCGCTCGCGGGGCCGGTCACCAAAGTGCCCAGCTCGTCACCGACGGTGACTAAGGCGGCCGCGCCGAAAGTCACCGGCAAGGCGAACCCGGGCGGGGCCAACCTCGCGCTGAGCGGGGTCGTCGCGGCCAGCAGCACCGAGGGCGGCCCGTTCACGGCGGACCAGGCCGTCGACGGCGACCCGTCGACACGCTGGTCCAGCGGTTTCGCCGAGCCGCAGTGGCTGCGGGTCGACCTGCGCGAGCGCCGGCAGCTGACCGAGGTCACGCTGGTCTGGGAGCACTCGCACGCGACCGCCTATCGCGTCGACGTCTCGCTCGACGGCCGGACCTGGCGGCGGATCTTCTCGACCACCGCGGGGCAGGGCGGCACGGTCACGGTCGCCGCGGGCGGGGCGGTGGCGCGTTTCGTGCGCATGTACGGCACCAAGCGGTCCACCCAGTACGGCTTCTCGCTGTTCGAGTTCCAGGTGAAATAG